The genomic segment ACATTTCTaggcattggggggggggggggggggttacaaaccccctcagacagagagggataggcACAGAGTCTGTGTGGGGGTCCAGTCCACAATCCACCCCAGACAACAGCATGCACTTGCAAGTGCTCAACCTCTCCCCCATTCATCGATAGAGGAAAAAGTTCACATGTCATCAGATGCCTGCATGACGTAACATTTCTCTAGGGAGGGGGAACACAAATTCAGAGCAAAAGAGAACACAGGAGGGAGAAGGCAACGACTCCATCCACATTGTCTGTTTTCCAGTCCTGCATATCAACGATCATCTCAAATGATGAGCTGAATCGTAGCTCCATCTCGGCTGTTCCATGAAAACACACTGGCTGGATGTTTACACACAGGAAATGACACGGTATGGCTATATCCTGGAGTCGCCCTTCTCCTCCGGCAACAGTTCGGAGTGTTTGAGAGACAGAAAAAAACGAACCTCCTGTAGGACCCTTTGTTCTGCTACTGGAGAGGTTTGCAGCTCACAGTGGCAAGAGAAGAAACGCTATGAACTTTGCCATTCAACTGGCAGGCAGGCATTGCACAGATCTCCAAAGAATCAGTTATTGAATGTAGTTATTAGAGAATGTGCATATTTCCTGACTAAACTCATGAGAGACAGCAGCGCGGACAAAGGTAGGACCAACACGTAGGTATGTTGGTCGACTCAAATCATCCTTCCTTGCTGGTAAGATAGAGAGCCCGCAGAGAAGAGTTAGTCTGTCAGACGACATATGAAGTGAGAGAAAAAGTCCCCTAGGTCTCAGTCCAGCAGGTTACCATGCTCCTGTGCCCGAGTCAGGCTGTCTTTGCGGTGCAAGTGGTGGACTCCCATCCTCTTTGGGCTCTTCAGGGGTCGGCCGGAAGTGGAGGAGTTGGACGTGAGGGGAGGGGTGTTCTCTGTGTAGTCCTCTAGCCCGGCCAGGACCCTGGGTACTATGACAGGGAAGTCCTGGGGCAggatgtctctctcctctgcagagctgcctaCAGACCCCGTCTCCTCCACAAACTCATTCCTCTTGGCCTCCGCCAGGCTGGTCTCCACAGTGATGGCCATTGACACGGTGTCGCCACTGGTGTCGTCTTGGTCGTTGTCCAGGGCCATCAGCAGCTGCTCGCTCTCCTCTGTGGAGAAGTCTGCTCCGTAATGTCCCCTCCTGTTGCGGAGGTCAGCCATGCTGCTGGTGTCAGTGTCCAGGCTGGACTCTCGGCTAGCTGTCCAGCTGCGAGTGGAGGACCCCTCCTCCCCGTCCGAGTAGGCTCCCCGTAGTGCCCCCCTGTGGGATCCCCCGCCCCCTGGCTTGCAGGTCCGGGTCCTCTCCAGGTCCTTGACTGTCTCGCTGCTGAAAGAGGTGCGGTTGACCAGGGTGCCCTCAGAGGATGGTGCCATCTTCTCCACAAACATGCGCTGCCAGTTGGCCAGCAGGTCCTCCTCAGAGCTGCCTGAGCTGGCGAAGGCGCTAGGGGGCTGAGGGGGGCTGCTGAAGGGGCTGGACTGACTGGAAATGGGGTCTGCTGTGTCCAGCTGAGTAGGTGTGCGACAGGGGTCACGCTGCCCCCCTCCCCCTGAGGAGGAGGAAGCCCCAGAGCGCCAGCCCCCGTCCGACACAGCGGGGCTGTTGGGCACAGTGCGCTGGCGCTCGTTCTCCTCGTCATTTTGCACCAGGCTGAGGGAGATGGCCTGGCGCGTTGCGTAGGTGCAGTTGGGCAGGGGgctgttcttggggatcttcaccTTGTCGTCCGAGGAGAACTCGATCACCTTGCGGCcggggtagaggggatggggcggAGGGGGGGCTGGGTAGGGGTTGAGCTTCTCAAAGGCcccaccaccctcctctcctgGCTGGCCGTCTGCTGACAGGCTGCTCTGGCTTCGACACATTCCGTTCTGCTGGAGGAGCTCTTGTGCCTGGTTGCTTTGGGCTGGGACTCTGCTGCTGTGGCGGGGACCCCCATTCTCTCGACCCCCTCTTCCTGCCTCGGCCTGGGGCCCAGTCATGTCCACATGCACAAACACGTCCTCTGCCTGGGGTCGGCCTGCGCTGCTGCTGGACTGGGCAGAGTTGAGCACCAGAGGCTCAGGCTTCTCCAGTACACGGGCAATGACGGAGGTGGGCACCACGTCGGCAGGCGTCAGGCTCATGGTGTCGGAGTCCTGGCCCTGGGCCCCCTGGGAACTCTTATCCGGCAGACTGGCCTTCATGTGCTTGTTCACCATGTCCTGCAGCTCATAGGGCAGCTGGAAGACAGAGGAGACAAACATAAAACATGACATCTGTTCAACAGACAGGCAAAAAAAAGACCATGTCAAAATCTAAAAGTTAAGGGCTATTTTAAACTAGAGTCCCGTGGTACACTAAAAGTACTACATATTACAGACGTAACTTGTATAAACAACATGGCACCAAATAATGAGAACTCCTCCCAACTGCAATACCTCCCAATTCCCTCCATTAAGTGGAACGACTTTAAAAACCTGCATCTCACAAGGGCTGACAAATCTTTCTCGACTTGCGCTGTAAAAGCAGCTGGTGAAGTCACTAAGAGCTCGCAGTGGGACTATTTACAACCTCATGTCAAATGCAATGAGCCTTAAAACTTTACCTCGTAACCGAGTAGCTAAAATGTAGCACTCATAATCGCTCCTATGCAGGGACTGTGTGCTCCGATCCAAATTAGAAAGCGGCACATCTCAGTGGGATACGAGTGGAGTCAGTATTGTCAATAGTTCCAGATTATTTATAAAAGAGCTGCTATGATCCTGTAGTGGATTAGCCTCCCTGTGTAAAAGCAGTGAGTGACACTAACACATGGCAGCCAGATCAGACACGACACTGGGCTGGCTGTCTGATGCCGAATATGTGAATGGAAGAGAACGCAGGGATCTATCTGGTGGGTTGCCTTCAGAGAGGACTATCTCAACCTCAATCAGCGCTGTGAAGGAGACTGTCTCCTGCTGCCTTTCTTCCCTGGCAACCAAATGTCTCCTTGTCCCCGACTCCCCATTCACAGGAAACAAATAGCAGAaagaatgagaagaaaaaaaatctcacCTCTAATGAGATAACTGAAGGGTggcaagaaagaaagagaaagtgagTAGAGAGAGTAAAGGGGGGAAAAAGGCAGGCATCTAGGGCCCTTCTATCACGGTAATACTGGGTGTGAAGAGGCAGGGCAGAGATATTGATTTGTGGAAAATGGGCAGAGAGAAGAGGTGATTCCACAGCACCCACACTGCCTGATGCCCTAACGATCCTGGTGAGCAACGATCGGACAGACCGCCCTCCTCCTGTTCACTTCCTCTGGTCAGCCGGGCGGGATCAATTAAAAAGCACAGGGCTGCCAGGATGACCCCTGAATTTAATATGACATACCCCTGACCTCTGGGCCAATTACATATAGAGAGCTAACAGGCTCCCTAGAGTCATAGGTCATAACCAATgatgtatatatacactagatgactgactgACAAGGAGTGCTGTGTTGAAGCCACtgcgcctccatcttggcactcacatttgtaaaaaattaatttaaaaaacattttggaaGGTATAGAAATGCATTTTTTAATGTCTATTTTTCCAAGTTTATTCTAATAGACACATTAATGCATACTTTGAAATGTTATAGTTTGAGCtaaacatatacagtgcattcggaaagtattcagacgcctctacgttttccacattttgttacgttacagccttgttctaaaatggatgaaattgggtttttccctcatcaatccacacacaattcTCCAAAATGACAAAGCCAAAAAATGTTCTGAAATAAAACTTTGAAAATACTTAATGTCAAATTTACTTAAgtttcagatcctttactcagtactttgttgatgggGAGCgttattttcagttctctccagagatgttcgatcaggttaaagtccgggccactcaaggacattgagacttgtcccgaagccactcctgcattgtcttggttgtgtgcttagtgtcgttgtcctgttggaaggtgaacctttgccccattctgaggtcctgagcactctgaagcagtttttcatcaaggagctcGCTCTACTTTTCCCGGTTCATCTtatcctcgatcctgactagtctcccagtccctgccgctgaaaaacatcccccacagcACAAtgctggtttttgctctgacatgccatgtcaactgtgggaccttatatagacaggtgtgtgcctttccaaatcatgtccaattaattgaattttccacaggtggactccaatcaagttgtagaaacatcaaggatgatcaatggaaacaggctatacctgagctcaatttcaagtctaatagaaaagggtctgaatactatgtaaataaggtctgtTTTTTAAAAATTTGCAATAAATGTGCACaaattaaaaacctgttttcactgtcattattgggtatagtgtgtagattgatgagaatttaTTTGTTTTTTACTTAATCAATtttcaaataaggctgtaatgtaacaatgtggaaaaagtcaaggtgtccgaatgcactgtatgtaaaaAATATTCTCCTAAAAGTATACTTTTTTCAAAGGTTCTAATGTTAATatccccactacaacaacaaataCATATGTTTGTCCTTTAAACATTTAGTTGATTTACGTTAATTCTTATGCTGTTCCTTCTGGGACGTGACAATATGGCCAACCGGTGGCATCAAAGcctcattggccaatacataaTATCAGCAATCCAaggtttatatacagtaccagtcaaacgttaggAAACACCTACTCGtcccagggtttttcttaattgttTTTACTAATTTCttcattgtagattaatagtgaagacatcaaaactatgaaataacacatatggaatcatatagtaaccaaaagtgtgttaaacaaatcaaaatatattttaaattcttcaaagtagccaccctttgccttgatgacagctttgatttgtttaactctttttttggttttgatgtcttcactattattctacaatgtagaaaatagtaaaaaattaagaaaaaccctggaatgagtaggtgtttccaaacgtttgactggtactgtacatcactGGTCGTGACGAGCTAACAAGCAGCTATGCATCAAGTCCATGTGCACACAAAAGGTACTGTGTTTTAGAGCCTCAACTAAAGACACTTTTTTTGCTACAGCTATTGCGTtacattattcagtgagttagAGACCTTTTCAGGGACCATTCTTTCCTATAGAACACTGGCTGTATTATTACAGGCACTGCAGGCAATCACCGTGACGTAAATCTGCACGGGCCCATTGATGGCCACAGTCATGGTCATTTTACACGCTTTTGTATTAACTGCTTGTGCGCTGAAAATGTTATCAATTAGCATAAACGCATCAATAGAGTGCCAGTTTGAGGCAAAGTGGGCATACTATATATGGCATGATGCCTGGGCAGACAAAAGCTGAGCTTTCTCATGGAACAATTACATGTGCAGCAGTGTGAATTGGTGCTCACAGACAGCCAATCCACTCTAGCGAGTAGCCTCAGGACTGGGCTGCTGGGCAACTTCTGCAATGCTGTATAATTGACTTGTTTCCTTAGGCAATCTTCAGAATTCATTAAATCTCCCACAGATGGCTGCTGCCCGCCTGATAAGATGATTTGTATACACAGCTTCGTTTCAGACCACCTCCCAGGGAGCAGCGCATCTGGACACAGGATGACTCaatgctgtctgtctctttctgccctcctgtctgtctgcttgcctgTCCATTCTGCAGGATCTTTTCCCAGGAGGACACCGTAACCATGGTTATCCATGTTGCCCTTTTGGTGTGCTTTTATCTGCTGGTGTCATGCTTCCTCTCCACCTTTCTGATGCTCTCCTAATGGGTGATGACTGTCAAGGGGATGTTTCCTAATGGTTAATGCTTTGATTTTCAAAAACGTGTCCTTGTCTTCCAAGGCACTTTACTTGTTTTGTTTTGCTTTGCGAAAAAGAGTTTGCTGCAACAATTAGACTTAGACCTCAGTCGGTAGACCCAGTACAAGAACTACCAAGTTCTGCCCACTAGTTTCTTATCTAAGTCCTAAGTAGCTTAGTTGGTCAGAGGGTGATGATGGAAACACCAAGATATTTGAAATTCCAAGATGCTTCAAATGTATGCACTCATTGTACCTTAagtcgcatgtgtgtgtgtgggggggggggggcatccgcTATGTGGCATATAAATACACAAAATCAGTCTCGCAagctcaggggggggggggggggggggggagattgcTGGCTCACTAAGGGAAGTCCATACAATCAACAAGTGTTTGAACAGGCTGCACAACGTGGATGCCTTTGACTACTTGAGCAGTTTAAAGAAGATCATGTGAAATGTGTGTTTAAGTACTAAAGTTGCCTTTGGCATAGAACCACCAGGTAAGCAAAATGCTCATGACTAATATAGGAGAGTATAAAATAGTTCCCTCAAAGTATAAATAAGCTGATCACAAAACAATGGAATACATTGAGGCATGAGAAGAGATCTGCAGTTTGAGGCAGGTTGTTAGGTTCCACAGCAGTAATCCTGGCTGCCACACATCCTGTAATGAATTATGGCAGGACTGGGAGATATATTTCTGCTCAGATGAATTATACTTCTCCTAAAAATAGCCCTGGCTCCTGGCAGTCTGTCACGGCCCTGCGGCGACAACCTGGCTGGCGCATCGGTAGTAATAGTCCTCCGGAAACCAGAGTATCAGGAATTAAGACAGCACTGTAGATGAATAAACTAACTGAAGGTGTTCGAGCCGGCAGGTAGCCCTGTGCATCAATGGACTGGAGAAAAGACCCTAAAGTCACTAAGCCTCACCTCCAAACACTGTCTCTCATTTGATAAGGGACTGGATTGTTAAAGCACAGGTAGGGTTGGACTTTGGCACTAAAAGGGAAGCTGCTCATACTAAATGTATTTATTCAAGAGTCTCAGGGAGTGAAATAAGAATCTAATGGATTGTACACCTGAGAAAAACATTTCATCTAAGAGAAATTCATAGCACAACACTTTGAAATGGATTTGTTTATTCATACTGACTTCAAGTCCTTTGTTAGCTGATGTGCTGATTACCCAGAGCTATTGTGGTTTAATAGCTCTGATGAAAGCCAGTGTTGAACTCAGTGGCTCTGGATTTAGTGGAGAGACATCACTGATCACATTATGGGCCAGAACCCAGAGGTGAGAAGAGCGACTGAGTTGTCAATGGCACGTCCAAACTAAGAAAGTATTTCTGGTACTGTATATCGTCCACCTCATAGAGTtgattggtcacacacacaaagGCCAGGAGCTGTGATAAAGCGGCCAGGCAAACCTCTGCTTTTTTTtaaccctccccctctttctactctctttgtttctctctttgCCTAGTCCTCTCTGACGCCAGGGTCAGACAAAAGTCCCCCAGGCGAccgctctctcccctctttctctctcccatgtccAAGAGTGTCACTG from the Oncorhynchus kisutch isolate 150728-3 linkage group LG4, Okis_V2, whole genome shotgun sequence genome contains:
- the tjap1 gene encoding tight junction-associated protein 1 is translated as MTSATPARKPYRKAPPQHRESRNNLPSFLEDLSGSTPPALANTAGPNPPDPCQDSLSDADRIKILQQQNEELRRRLSHTTHKMEAMETEFETSRHYMQGEMGRTRDDLEKMRDKFRRLQNSYTASQRANQDLEEKLHSLLRKVERDKKTTDQEIVELTNKLLDAKNTIDKLEELNERYRQDCNLAVQLLKCNKSHFRNHKFADLPYELQDMVNKHMKASLPDKSSQGAQGQDSDTMSLTPADVVPTSVIARVLEKPEPLVLNSAQSSSSAGRPQAEDVFVHVDMTGPQAEAGRGGRENGGPRHSSRVPAQSNQAQELLQQNGMCRSQSSLSADGQPGEEGGGAFEKLNPYPAPPPPHPLYPGRKVIEFSSDDKVKIPKNSPLPNCTYATRQAISLSLVQNDEENERQRTVPNSPAVSDGGWRSGASSSSGGGGQRDPCRTPTQLDTADPISSQSSPFSSPPQPPSAFASSGSSEEDLLANWQRMFVEKMAPSSEGTLVNRTSFSSETVKDLERTRTCKPGGGGSHRGALRGAYSDGEEGSSTRSWTASRESSLDTDTSSMADLRNRRGHYGADFSTEESEQLLMALDNDQDDTSGDTVSMAITVETSLAEAKRNEFVEETGSVGSSAEERDILPQDFPVIVPRVLAGLEDYTENTPPLTSNSSTSGRPLKSPKRMGVHHLHRKDSLTRAQEHGNLLD